In Flammeovirgaceae bacterium, the sequence CTGCTTAGTGGTGACAATCGAACGAAATTTTATAACGAACCGAATGAAATGCGCAAAGCGCTTATCGCCCGCGGTGTACCTGCTTCGGCCATAACGTTGGATTATGCCGGCCTTCGCACACTCGACTCAGTTGTTAGGAGCAAGGAAATTTTCGGCCAAAACCAAATCACCATTATCACCCAGCCTTTTCATAGCTACCGCGCCCTGTTTATCAGTGAATTTTATGACATTGAAGCGGTGGCCATGGTGGCCGATGAGCCAACTGCTGAATCTTCCCTGAAAGTGCGCATTCGCGAATACTTTGCCCGGGCAAAAGCAGTTCTCGACTTATATCTCCTTAAAACCGAACCCCGTTTTTTGGGCGATAAGGAATCCATGCAGCAAAACAGCTGATTTTTAATCCACTGCATGCGGACAACGTATAATCGTTATTTTTACGTTTTAACTGAATTGATTTTGCCTGTCAGGATGAAGTTAGTGAAGGTTTCAGTTTTTCTTCTGTGTTGTTTCCCCCTCATTTTACCGGCCCAGATTACAACGGTTAAGGGCAAAGTTACTGATGTAACAACCGGGGATCCGATTCCCTTTGTGAATATTGTTTTTAAGGGAACCAGCATCGGAACCACCACTGACTTTGATGGTAATTACACGCTTGCTACTCCAAACCCAACTGATTCCCTATTGGCCTCCTATATCGGCTATAAAGCGCGGGTTAAAGCCGTTCAGCGGGGTGTTTCACAAACAATCAACTTTCAGTTGGAAGAAGAGATTACCCGTTTGCGCGATGTGGTTATCCTGGCAGGTGAAAATCCGGCATTCCCGATAATGCGAAATGTGATTAAGAATAAGGAGCGTAACGACAAGCGTAACCTATCAGCTTATGAGTATGACACCTACTCAAAAATCGAGATTGATATCGACAACATGACGGATAAATTCCGTAAGAAGAAAATCATAACCCAGATAACCCAGGTACTCGACAGCGTAGCCATTATTGCCGGTGAAGACGGAAAGCCTATTCTCCCTGTATTTATTTCAGAAAGCGTGTCGCGATATTATTACCGGAATAATCCGGAATTGAAATTAGAAAATATAAAAGACACCAAGATAAGCGGCCTGGGTTTCGAAGACGGCTCGCTCACCAGTCAACTTATCGGTCCTACCTTTCAGGAATACAACTTTTACCAAAATTGGCTGACTATTCTGGAGAAGGATTTTGTTTCTCCCATTGCGGATGGCTGGCGAATGTATTATGAATACGACCTGATGGATAGCCTGTACGTTGGCGATCAGTATTGCTACCGTATCGATTTTTTCCCGAAAAGTCCGCAGGCCCTGGCATTTACCGGCTCCATGTGGATTACCAAAGAAGGCTTTGCTATCCGCCAAATTGAAGCAACCATTGGCAAACAGGCTAACCTGAACTTTATTGAGAAGATAAAAATTCAGCAGGAGTTGCTGCCCACCGAAGCAGGTCCGTGGCTCCCGGTTAAAAACAGGGTACTGATTAACGTGGGCCAGGTGCGTGACGACTGGGCCGGTATGCTTGCCAAATTTTATACCTCCAACCGCGACTTTGTTATCAACCAGCCCAAACCACCCAAATTTTACGAAAAGCAAATCCTGCTGGATGAAGGCTACATCCTTAACCAGTATAACGATGAGCATTGGAACAACCTACGCCACGAACCGCTTACAGAAACCGAGAAGAATGTATATCGGATGATCGATACCCTAACCAACATTCCGGTTGTTCGCACGTATGTTGATATCGTCAAGATTATTATTAACGGATATAAAAAAGTAGGTAAAGTGGATATTGGTCCGTACCTCAGCCTGATGGCACTGAATAACATCGAAGGCGTTCGTATCCAATCCGGTTTTAAAACGAACTACCTGTTCAGCCGAAAATGGGAGTTTGGCGCGCAACTGGGCTATGGATTCCGGGATGAGCGTATTAAATATTCAGCATTTGTACGGAATATTCTTGACCGAAAGCGTTGGACAACAGTTGGTATTCGGGTGCGGCATGATTTGGGCCGCGTAGGTATTGATGACGAAAACCTGGCCGATGATTACTTATTCCTGGCCGCCTCACGGTTTGGTATTTTTCGCAGGGGTTTTTATTTCGATGAGTACCGCTTTAATTTTCAACGCGAGCTGGTCAAGGGTTTTTCGCAACGCCTAGCCTTTCG encodes:
- a CDS encoding YdcF family protein, with amino-acid sequence MKWARRTLIFLTLSVVLFFIGSNIWIVKSTEDRVFSDSSKLPDHRVALVLGTSHKLVGGKPNPFFEKRMDTAAGLFKEGKIDQFLLSGDNRTKFYNEPNEMRKALIARGVPASAITLDYAGLRTLDSVVRSKEIFGQNQITIITQPFHSYRALFISEFYDIEAVAMVADEPTAESSLKVRIREYFARAKAVLDLYLLKTEPRFLGDKESMQQNS
- a CDS encoding carboxypeptidase-like regulatory domain-containing protein, coding for MKLVKVSVFLLCCFPLILPAQITTVKGKVTDVTTGDPIPFVNIVFKGTSIGTTTDFDGNYTLATPNPTDSLLASYIGYKARVKAVQRGVSQTINFQLEEEITRLRDVVILAGENPAFPIMRNVIKNKERNDKRNLSAYEYDTYSKIEIDIDNMTDKFRKKKIITQITQVLDSVAIIAGEDGKPILPVFISESVSRYYYRNNPELKLENIKDTKISGLGFEDGSLTSQLIGPTFQEYNFYQNWLTILEKDFVSPIADGWRMYYEYDLMDSLYVGDQYCYRIDFFPKSPQALAFTGSMWITKEGFAIRQIEATIGKQANLNFIEKIKIQQELLPTEAGPWLPVKNRVLINVGQVRDDWAGMLAKFYTSNRDFVINQPKPPKFYEKQILLDEGYILNQYNDEHWNNLRHEPLTETEKNVYRMIDTLTNIPVVRTYVDIVKIIINGYKKVGKVDIGPYLSLMALNNIEGVRIQSGFKTNYLFSRKWEFGAQLGYGFRDERIKYSAFVRNILDRKRWTTVGIRVRHDLGRVGIDDENLADDYLFLAASRFGIFRRGFYFDEYRFNFQRELVKGFSQRLAFRYNTFKPVFDFGYYTMPGDVNSLATTFQRAEVVFESRLSRDELFLQYDNERVSLGPQKWPIITFRYSRGLKGVWGSDFEYDKFRLTFVKRLPMGPLGTGRLTLTGEYTDDVLPYPLLSLHIGNETPFYTDIVYSLMNFGEFFSDQFVSLQYRQHFEGFILNRIPLMRRLHWRLTGLANVIYGNLSDENLAISNPLPFPQGNNNITWRRPYIELGYGVENIFRFFRVDFIHRLSYLENERARKFGVLFTAQFKL